aggaggctggtgggacagcactgagcagttCCTGGGCACCCAACTGCATCAGAgggcccctgccagcccccagggCCACCACTGACCTTTGCTTCCCAGGGTTGAGTGACAGTTCATCCACTGCCAGGTCGAACTCTGTCCGGACGTCATCCAGGCAGCCACTGTCCCCGAAGGCTCCCCACTCCATGTTGACACACATCCTGCCCTCGTCCCCTTCCACCAGCTCCACGTTCCTCATCTCCTCCATGTAGCAGGCattgctgcctgtgcctgcaggcagaagcagctttcagtgGGGCTGCTGCAGAACTGGGGGCCCCCCAGAGCccttctgcagccaggagcACCCCATGGAGGGAGGACCATGGGCAGAGGAAGCCCAGAAGAGAGAAGTCTGAGTGCTCACCAATGATCAGCCCAACTTCACAGAGTGGATCTTCATACCCACAGGTCATCATGGTGCCAACTGTGTCATTCACCACGGCCACTACGTCCAGGTCGAATTCCTGCCGGGGGAATGGGGCTGGATGGGTTCATCCCAGAGGGCACAGCTTGCTGCacctgctcccagggctgggaagggctCTGTCTGCTGAGGCCTCCGGGCACCTATGGGCTTCCTGCAGCCCACACCTGGCTGTGGGTGGACAGCTCAATCCTCAagacacagctgcagaggagctgggacagccctgccaggagcagccccccccccccggggCAGGGGCTTGGGGTGGTCCTTGCTGAGGACTCAGGCAGAGCTGTCTCTTGGAGTGGTGGTGAGACAagtctgctccagccctggccaGAAGCCAGCCCTTAGCTCCAAGCTCTGAAAATCCAAGCTCTGGTGATGACTAAGGTGGTTGTTAAAGCTCAGGCACTCATTAGCCCTGGGCTCATTTGCTTTGCAGGCCAattaaagctgctgaaggcccctgggaggcagcaggaccCCACTCACCTCTCTCCTGTGGATGGCCTCTTTCAGCAGGTTCACCACATCCTCCCCTTCACAGCCTGTGGCCTTGAAGCCTTTTGTCCACTTCAGGAGGATCCCCTGTGGTAGAGACACCCCACAGGGAGTCAcccaggctgctgagcaggagggacAGCAACCCCACGCCCACCAGCTCTGGGTGGGCACCGCCTGGCacctggagggcagagcctcaGGTGTGTGTGGAGGACACCTCAGCTGGGATGTCTCCAGCACTCAGGGGATCTGCATTGGCTTTAATGCAGCAAGAGAGCTGCTCAGAGGGCCCAGCAGCTCCAAGGTGCTGCCTTGCCCTTCTCTCTGGGGTCTCAGCCCATGGTCATTGCTGCTGGTGTGGGGAGCTtccagccagccctgggcactgGCTGTGTGCCgccagaggggttgggctcacctcatccaggttgttctGCTggcaagggaaggagaaggtgaagccAAGCGGCAGGGAGACGCCCTTCATGCCCATGTACTCCAGGAAGTCAGAGATGCAGTGCACAATGTGGTCAAAGAGCTGGGGGCACAAAGCCAAGAGGAGAAGTGACCATCAGCTGGATGCCAGCctgcctgacctgctggaggtgTTGATCTccagtgacagaatcacagaattgtcagggctggcagggaccccaaggctcatccagtcccaaccctcctgccatgggcagggacacctcacaccacagcaggttgctcacagccacctccagcctggctgcaaaaacctccagggatgaggcttccaccacctccctgggcaacctgtgccaggctctcaccaccctcctggggaacaacttcttccttacatccaatctcaatctccccatttctagttttgcttcattcccccctggtcctatcactccctgacaccctcaaaagtccctccccagtgatgatgatgatgatgactaCAAAGCCAAGAGGGCTTTGGCCAGCCAAGGatgctgctcagctgtgctggtgaggTGAGCAaagcccaaagcagctccttttTCAACCTCCTCCTCACCAGCAATGTGGTCACACCATGGTgacacctctgcagctgctgcacccAGCAGGGGTGGGaccagctccccagggaggacACAGGAATCTGGAGCTTCCAGGGGGGACACAGGAATCTGGTCCCTCTgcaaggtgtccccagagcctggctgctaAAATAACTTCCAGTCCCCAagcactgcctggagaggtttgtAAACCTCTTCCCACCTGCAAACAAGACTCTGGAGGTGTCTCCTACTGCTTGTGTTGTGGTTTCTCTATCTGGGAACCAGGGGTGATGCTTATCTGCCCTTGTGGGGTGTGTGAAGGTTCAGTGATGGGTGGGAATAACCCAACCCAAGCTCCAGCCTCAGGCTTCCTGAAGCACATCTGAAAGTGCAGAGCTTTGGGCAGGACTCAGCTCTGAGGGCAGGAGAACATCTCAGCtgagaggccaggctgggagagttcagcatggagaaggctccagggagaccttctggtggccttgcagcgcttcagggggctggggacagtcttttgagcagggcctgttgggacaggccaaggggggatggtttgaaactccaagagggagattcagagtggagagaagagagaaatgtttgacactgagggtggggagagcctggcccaggctgcctgggacagggggagctgccccatccctggaaccattccaggtcaggttgtctggggctgtgagcaacctgctgtagctgcagggaggttggactggatgagttttaaaggtctcttcagcccaaaccattccatgattctcctCTCCTGGCTTTGCTCCCTGGAGAGCAGAACAAGGCACACCCAGCTCCGGCAGTCAGCCCtcgctgctgccagctgctgctgctctcaccccagGGAGGATGCCTGAGTTTTCCCCCTCCAGCTGCCCATCCTCACCTCCTCTCCTGTGCCCTGCATGATATCCACTGGGATGGAGTAGATCTTGTTGTGCATCTCCACGCCGCGCCTCATCCCGTTCCGGACGCGCACCAGCAGCACACGGAAGTTGGTACCCCCCAGGTCCAGGGCCAGGAAGTCTCCTTTCTCTGAAACCCAGAAGAGCATCATTAGGGGACAGGCTCCTGGCCAAGGACATCCTCAGCATGGCACAGAGCTGATGGGGATCTGCCCTCCTCCTGGGAGAGCTCCAGGAACCGAGCCCTGGTTGGGAACGGAGAAGAGCCTGCAGGATGAAGAGCTTTGCTCCAGACCTGGGGAGCTCCCAGGGCTCCAAGCCAAGGGGCAGGTGCACACCCAAGCCACCAGCTGAACCCAGGACAATGGTGGTGAGAAACCTGTGGTGGTGGAAACCACAGTGGAGGGCAGGCTTTGTGTGCAGCCAAGTGCAGAACGTCCTGGaggctctgctgcctttgccagGAGGTTAAGAAGTTTTGCACCACCCCAGCCACAGAGGCAAGTGGCCATGGCAGAGGTCCCAGCCCTTCCTGAAGCAGTGCAGAGGTTAGCAGGGGTGATGCCATCTCTTTGCCCTATGCAGGACACTGGTGGGCTCCTCTGGTACCTCACCTGTGCCATCTGGAGTGGAGCAGACGTAGGTTGGCAACATTTTCACTGTGGCCTCCTCGTGCGTCTCCTTGCCCAGCcccttctccatctccatcctcatCCTTCCCTTCacctccaggagctgctcatGGCTCAGCTTGAGGGGCTCCAAAATCTTCTGCCGTGCCTTGTGCTGGGCATCCAGCCTGTAGGCCACAGCTGTCACCATGGCTGCCCCTTTGCCACTGCCATCCTCTGACCTGATGAAGCGAATCTCACAGTCCGGCAGCAGCTTCCGCACCGTCTTGTGGAGGCGCCTGGcaaagctgggggaggagagagggccTGAGCCTGGCACCAGGGGTGGTGTCATCCCCTGGGCTCCTAAACAGGGCCTGAGCCTGGCACCAGGGGTGGTGTCATCCCCTGGGCTTATAGAGAGGACCTGAACATGGCACCAGGGTGGTGTCACCCTCTGGGCTCCTAAAGAGGACCTGAGCCTGGCATCATGGGTGGTGTGTCCCTCTGGGCTCCTAAAGAGGACCTGAGCCTGGCACCATGGGTGGTGTGTCCCTCTGGGCTCCTAAAGAGGACCTGAGCCTGGCATCATGGGTGGTGTGTCCCTCTGGGCTCCTAAAGAGGACCTGAGCCTGGCACCATGGGTGGTGTGTCCCTCTGGGCTCCTAAACAGGACCTGAGCCTGGCACCATGGGTGGTGTGTCCCTCTGGGCTCCTAAAGAGGACCTGAGCCTGGCACCATGGGTGGTGTGTCCCTCTGGGCTCCTAAACAGGACCTGAGCCTGGCACCATGACCCTCTGGGCTTCTAAACCACTGCGGGCCCCTCGGGGATGCAAAGGGAGGTGCCCAGGGGGAACACCTGGGGACGTTCTGTTTGTGCCAAGCCTTCAGCCCCGGCTGGCAGGACGGAGGCTGTGCAGCGGCTCCCAGGCTCTCTCCGCCCCAGCCGTGCCCCCTGCCCCGGCACTCACTGGGGGTGCTTCTTGTAGACGGAGCCGTCCACGCCCACGGTGGAGCGCAGCCTCTCCACCCCTTTGTTGTCCTTGATGCGGCGCAGCACGGCCGCCAGGGTGGCCCCGCAGAGATTCGCCGAGCGGGTGGAGACGATCTGGCAGATGCGGTGTGTGGCCACGCAGTCCTCGTGGGAcggctccagccccagcttgcTGAGGATCTCGTGGGCTTTCTGcagcccttccttctccctgcacGACAAGGAACAAAAGGGTGGATGCCTGGAAACTCAGCCTTTGTCTCCTGCTAGCCCTGGGGTGGAGCCTGTTTGTCCCCAGCGTggatggcagggggctgggccCCCATGGAACCAACTCTGGTAGTTTTAGGCTCTGCCTTTAAAagtttccacagatcttgaacagagagtggtagaatgtaaatcaatcactattgggtgtaaataGGGAAAtgatgatagttctaaacaatcctcTTGGAAGAGATAATGAACTGAAACATATtcatagaattagagaattgtcagggctggaagggacctcaaggctcagccagtgccaacccccctgccatgggcagggacacctcacaccacagcaggttgctcacagccacctccagcctggctgcaaaaacctccagggatgaggcttccaccacctccctgggcaacctctgccagtctctcaccaccctcatggggaagagcttcttcctaacatccaatctgaatctcctcgcTTCCATTTGTTGCTGTTTATAAACTGTGCATACCTGTGTctgtaaacattgtgtattttgtacacatcattgcattccattgtagattgcagtTCTGCTTGGAAATTCAGCTTCAtgtgcttccagctgggctgggctggcagtttCATGTTGGGGGggcaattttcaacccaccagaccaacccaaaccctactCACTTCTCAATAGCAGAGACGAATCTGGTCTCAAAGTGGCCAGTAGTGAGCAGATCTGGGGTGAGCCTTCCTCCAAACAGGAGCCCTTCCTTGGCCATCTTCACCAGGATGAGCCTGACCAGCTCACCCATGTACATCCCGCTGATCATCTTCTCAAACCTGTCCATGGGGCAAGCAAAGCAACCTGCTCgtggctgcccctgccctgAGGCAGCCACAGGTTGACCTCAAAAACACTTGGCAGCCTCCCAGGCCCCCAACACAACGTAGGTAATCTCCTCCCAGAGAGGTTTATCCCATCAGTGAGCACACAAAGCCTTGCTGACACGACCAgcccccagcaggcagagcttaGGGCTGCCTGAAGGTCTGGCAGTTCCCAGGGGCAGCCCCCACCAAATCCCCCCCATGCTTGCCAGAAGCCATCTGGGGAATGGGAGCTCTGCAGGACGTGGCTGTGGGCATTAGGTGGTGGTGTTTGCCTTGCCTCAAGTGAATGCTAGAAtaatctgggttggaagggacctccaaaggccatccagaccaacccccctgcagtcagcagggacatcctccactggatcaggttgctcagagccttgttgagcctcagcttgaatatctccagggatggggcctcagctacctccctggacaacctgttgcagtgttctagcagcctcctggtgcagaacttgttcctcaaatccaatctaaatctgctctaatttcaaaccattgtctctcgtcctgtccctgcaggcctttgggaacagtccatctgcagccttcattgtggccccttcaggtactggcaggttgctctaaggtctccctggagccttcccttctccaggctgaacacccccagctccctcagcctgtcctcatagcagagctgctccagccctctgagcatctccatggcctcctctggaccctctccaacccCCACTTGTGATGCAGCTCTGatttgctctggcagaggatGCGGTGACCTAATTAACTTGAACGACCTCTTTGGTCCCACCAAGGGCAGCAGAAGGGGAAGATGGacaatggagagagagagagcaaaggctGAGGCTGAGCTGAGGCCAAGGATGTGCTCACAGTTGCTTGCCAGGGTTGAGCGAGCCCATGTCGATCTCGCGGTCGAACTCGGTCCGGATGTCGTTGAGGACTCCGTCGTCGCCGAACGCTCCCCACTCCATGTTGATGCACATCCGACCCTCGTCCCCCTCCACCAGGTCGATGTGCCTCATCTCCTCCATGTAGCAGGCATTGGTGCCAGTCCCTGAGCCAAGCATGGGGCATGGTGAGAGGACGCTgacttccccctcttccccatACCCAGCAACAGCCAAAGCGCCGTGGAAAGGGCAGGTGAGAGGCAACAAGCGTTGGGCAGTGCTGGTTtgattcccctccccccacaaaAGGCTCTTGAACCCATGAGAAAAATGATCTCCTGGAGCTTATGGAGAGTcctagattcatggaatggtttaggttggaaggggtttcaaagctcatccagtgccaaccccctgccatgggcagggacacctcccaccagcccaggctgctcagggcctcatccagcctggccttcaacacctccaggcaggaggcagccacagcctccctgggcaacctgtgccagtctctccccaccctcactgccaacaatttcttcctcatctccattctcaatctcctctctcccagctcaaagccattctccctcaccctggcactcccagcccttgtcccaagtccctccccagctctcctggagccccttgaggtcctgcaaggctgctctgaggtctccctggatccttctcttctccaggctgaacagcaccaactctcccaacctgtccccacaggggaggtccTGCAGCCCTGTGACCATCTTGGTGGCCACCTCTAGACCAAATCCAGCAGTTCCACATCCCTGGACCCcaatttttccccccttgctgAAGCTCACCAACAATGAGGCCAACTTCACAGTTGTGATCATCATAGCCACAGGTCATCATGGTTCCAACGGTGTCGTTCACCACAGCAACAATGTCAATGTCAAAGTCCTGGGGtggtggagaggagagagagattgAGTCAACAACACAGCCCAAACCACCTCTGCTGTCACAGGGCAGCTGAGCTACAGCGCCTTGAGTGCCAGGGAGCCACATGCCCCTGCCCCATCACCCCAGGaggtgccagccctgcctcttACCCCTCTCTTCTTGATGGACTTGCGCAGCAGGGACACCACATCTTTGCCCTCCACACTGCTGCACTTGAACCCCTTGGTCCACGTCACCAGGATGCTCTGTGGAGAAAgggcagaaagcaaagctgtggGGATGGAGCCACCAAGCCAGGTGTC
The nucleotide sequence above comes from Indicator indicator isolate 239-I01 chromosome 38, UM_Iind_1.1, whole genome shotgun sequence. Encoded proteins:
- the LOC128978686 gene encoding hexokinase-2 translates to MIASHLLAYFFTELNHDQAQKIDKYLYHMRLSEETLQEVCERFGKEMEKGLGADTNPTASVKMLPTFVRSTPDGTEDGDFLALDLGGTNFRVLRVKVSDNGLQKVEMENQIYAIPEELMRGSGVQLFDHIAECLANFLDKLNIKDKKLPLGFTFSFPCHQTKLDESILVTWTKGFKCSSVEGKDVVSLLRKSIKKRGDFDIDIVAVVNDTVGTMMTCGYDDHNCEVGLIVGTGTNACYMEEMRHIDLVEGDEGRMCINMEWGAFGDDGVLNDIRTEFDREIDMGSLNPGKQLFEKMISGMYMGELVRLILVKMAKEGLLFGGRLTPDLLTTGHFETRFVSAIEKEKEGLQKAHEILSKLGLEPSHEDCVATHRICQIVSTRSANLCGATLAAVLRRIKDNKGVERLRSTVGVDGSVYKKHPHFARRLHKTVRKLLPDCEIRFIRSEDGSGKGAAMVTAVAYRLDAQHKARQKILEPLKLSHEQLLEVKGRMRMEMEKGLGKETHEEATVKMLPTYVCSTPDGTEKGDFLALDLGGTNFRVLLVRVRNGMRRGVEMHNKIYSIPVDIMQGTGEELFDHIVHCISDFLEYMGMKGVSLPLGFTFSFPCQQNNLDEGILLKWTKGFKATGCEGEDVVNLLKEAIHRREEFDLDVVAVVNDTVGTMMTCGYEDPLCEVGLIIGTGSNACYMEEMRNVELVEGDEGRMCVNMEWGAFGDSGCLDDVRTEFDLAVDELSLNPGKQRFEKMISGMYLGEIVRNILMDFTKRGLLFRGRISERLKTRGIFETKFLSQIESDCLALLQVRSILQHLGLESTCDDSIIVKEVCTVVARRAAQLCGAGMAAVVDKIRDNRGLDFLKVTVGVDGTLYKLHPHFSTVMQETVKQLSPRCEVTFLQSEDGSGKGAALITAVACRIREAGQR